DNA sequence from the Leptospira kanakyensis genome:
CAGCATGTAAACGCTGCGCTTCGGGACTTACGCCCTCGCTTGGTCTGCGACACATAGGCTTCTGGCACTCCCCTTGCATCCGCAAGTGTCGTGGCCAGTCCCTAACGTCCCGTTCCGGGACTCAGGGTCAGCCTACGTCGGTTAGTCTAGTTCGTTATCTGCAATTGGGTTAAATCTTTGTGAAAGCTTAAAAATAAAAAGATTGACTACTATATCTGCAGTAGAGATATAGTAGATGTGATTCTTTCTTTCGGAGATAAAGAAACAGAAAAAATATTTAACCAAATCTTTTCAAAAAGGATTCCACCGGAAATTCAAAAGAAAGCTCTTATTAAACTAATTTTACTAGATAACACGGAGAAAGAAGATGACTTGAAATCTCCTCCTTCAAACAGATTGGAAAGCTTAAAAGGCGATTTGAATGGATTCTATTCAATTAGAATCAATGATCAGTGGCGTATCATTTTTAAATTTGAGCAAGGAAACTGTAATCAAGTATCTATTGTTGATTATCATTAAAGGATTTAAATAAACTATGAAAAATAACAGAATCCCGACTCCAACTGTCGCTGAAATTTTAAAAGAAGAATTTCTTGAACCTATGCAAATCACTCCTTATAAATTATCTAAGGAACTCCATGTGTCTACTTCAACTATTTTAGACATATTACATGGGAAGAGAAAAATAACTGTAGATATGTCATTAAGATTATCTAAGTTTTTTGGAATGTCTGAAAAATTTTGGATAAATTTACAAACCGATCTAGAGATTAGAGAGAAAAAAGAAAAATTAAAGAGTAAATTAGACTCCATAAA
Encoded proteins:
- a CDS encoding type II toxin-antitoxin system RelE/ParE family toxin; translated protein: MILSFGDKETEKIFNQIFSKRIPPEIQKKALIKLILLDNTEKEDDLKSPPSNRLESLKGDLNGFYSIRINDQWRIIFKFEQGNCNQVSIVDYH
- a CDS encoding HigA family addiction module antitoxin, producing MKNNRIPTPTVAEILKEEFLEPMQITPYKLSKELHVSTSTILDILHGKRKITVDMSLRLSKFFGMSEKFWINLQTDLEIREKKEKLKSKLDSIKTLKLSA